One Cellulosimicrobium protaetiae genomic region harbors:
- a CDS encoding alpha/beta fold hydrolase, translating to MTAESEALVYVLDVDAAAAPTVLLLHGGGVAGWMWEPLRAELDGELRLLVPDLPGHDHSADEPYGSHDHVVDELDSLVEERAGAGPITVVGFSLGAQLGALLAARRPDLVDRLVLVSGQATPTPAPRLTLALLASTAGLARREGFARLQAKELSVPDHLLDDYLRTSATLSRRTLLDAVGENIRFTVPAGLRTFPGRALVLTGSREKAVVTASARAWTEAIPGSSHEVVEGAGHDIPLRRPEWLAARLRDLLGA from the coding sequence GTGACTGCTGAGAGCGAGGCCCTCGTGTACGTGCTGGACGTCGACGCCGCTGCCGCCCCCACCGTCCTGCTGCTGCACGGGGGCGGGGTCGCGGGCTGGATGTGGGAGCCGCTGCGGGCGGAGCTCGACGGTGAGCTGCGGCTCCTCGTCCCCGACCTGCCCGGTCACGACCACAGCGCCGACGAGCCGTACGGGTCGCACGACCACGTCGTCGACGAGCTGGATTCCCTGGTCGAGGAGCGGGCGGGCGCGGGGCCGATCACGGTCGTCGGGTTCTCGCTCGGCGCCCAGCTCGGGGCGCTGCTCGCGGCGCGACGGCCGGACCTGGTCGACCGGCTCGTCCTGGTCAGCGGCCAGGCCACGCCGACACCGGCGCCGCGGCTCACCCTCGCGCTCCTCGCGTCGACCGCCGGGCTCGCGCGGCGGGAGGGGTTCGCCCGGCTGCAGGCCAAGGAGCTCTCCGTCCCGGACCACCTCCTCGACGACTACCTGCGCACGTCGGCAACCCTCTCGAGGCGGACGCTCCTCGACGCCGTCGGGGAGAACATCCGCTTCACCGTGCCCGCCGGGCTGCGCACGTTCCCGGGCCGGGCCCTGGTGCTCACGGGCAGCCGGGAGAAGGCGGTCGTCACGGCGTCCGCGCGAGCATGGACCGAGGCGATCCCGGGCAGCAGCCACGAGGTCGTCGAGGGCGCCGGGCACGACATCCCGTTGCGCCGACCCGAGTGGCTGGCAGCGAGGCTCCGGGACCTGCTGGGCGCGTAG
- a CDS encoding cytochrome b: MRLRNDASGYGAVTKTLHWVTVAALVAQLVVGYLLDEDDGGQGRGRGRGRGEESGRGRGRGRGGEDDDGEGVLAALGGDDVLLRVHVLLGVTILVVTVLRIVWRRTTPLPPWAPGLSAGERRLAHATETALYVCLLVMPATGITLLLVDDDLLPLHVASHVAFFVALALHVGLVIKHQLVDRDRLLHRML, from the coding sequence GTGAGGCTGCGCAACGACGCGAGCGGGTACGGCGCGGTCACCAAGACCCTGCACTGGGTCACGGTGGCCGCGCTCGTCGCGCAGCTCGTCGTCGGTTACCTGCTGGACGAGGACGACGGCGGCCAGGGGCGCGGGCGTGGCCGGGGTCGCGGCGAGGAGTCGGGTCGTGGTCGCGGGCGGGGCCGTGGCGGCGAGGACGACGACGGCGAGGGAGTCCTCGCCGCGCTGGGCGGGGACGACGTCCTGCTGCGGGTCCACGTGCTGCTCGGCGTGACGATCCTCGTCGTGACGGTCCTGCGGATCGTGTGGCGGCGGACGACGCCGTTGCCCCCGTGGGCGCCGGGCCTGTCGGCGGGCGAGCGGCGGCTCGCGCACGCGACCGAGACGGCCCTGTACGTGTGCCTGCTCGTCATGCCCGCGACGGGGATCACGCTCCTCCTCGTCGACGACGACCTGCTGCCGCTGCACGTCGCGAGCCACGTCGCCTTCTTCGTCGCCCTCGCGCTGCACGTCGGGCTCGTGATCAAGCACCAGCTCGTCGACCGGGACCGGCTGCTGCACCGGATGCTCTGA
- a CDS encoding pyruvate dehydrogenase, producing the protein MPFGIGRSPQDKRNRTVADLLVAQLIEAGVRRIYGIVGDSLNPVVDAVHRSNTGENAGQGIEWIHVRHEEAAAFAAAAEAEVTGSLAVCAGSCGPGNLHLINGLYDANRSRVPVLAIASHIPSKQIGTGFFQETHPDRLFTECSVYSEMISSADQAPRVINSAIHHAYGARGVSVLTLPGDVADLDAPAAVPDVACRPAPPRVVPDAGAVHQLADAIDAAKKVTIFAGAGVRGAHDDVIALADKIAAPVGHSLRGKEFIQYDNPFDVGMSGLLGYGAAFDAMHDCDLLILLGTDFPYDQFLPESVRTAQVDVDPTHLGRRTRLDLAVVGDVGETVRALLPLVKKARSRKFVDSMVSKHEKAMTGVVGAYTKKVERTTPIHPEFVADTLDQVAADDAVFTVDTGMCNVWAARYITPNGKRRVIGSFIHGSMANALPHAIGVAAAQPGRQVVAMSGDGGLSMLLGELVTLRHYDLPVKVVLFDNASLGMVRLEMLVDGLPMFGTESPQVDYAAVANAIGIPAVRVEKPKDLRRALQEALHRPGPALVDVVTDPRALSIPPNITAGQVRGFAVAMSKEILGGGMGEVVSMARANLRNVPRP; encoded by the coding sequence ATGCCGTTCGGAATCGGTCGCTCCCCGCAGGACAAGCGCAACCGCACGGTCGCGGACCTGCTCGTCGCGCAGCTCATCGAGGCAGGGGTGCGGCGGATCTACGGCATCGTCGGCGACAGCCTCAACCCCGTGGTCGACGCGGTGCACCGGTCCAACACGGGCGAGAACGCGGGCCAGGGCATCGAGTGGATCCACGTGCGCCACGAGGAGGCGGCGGCGTTCGCGGCGGCCGCGGAGGCCGAGGTCACGGGGAGCCTCGCGGTGTGCGCGGGGTCGTGCGGACCGGGGAACCTGCACCTCATCAACGGCCTCTACGACGCCAACCGGTCGCGCGTGCCCGTCCTCGCCATCGCGAGCCACATCCCGAGCAAGCAGATCGGCACCGGGTTCTTCCAGGAGACGCACCCCGACCGCCTGTTCACGGAGTGCTCCGTCTACTCGGAGATGATCTCGAGCGCCGACCAGGCGCCGCGCGTCATCAACTCCGCGATCCACCACGCGTACGGCGCGCGCGGCGTCTCCGTCCTCACGCTCCCGGGCGACGTCGCGGACCTCGACGCCCCCGCCGCGGTGCCCGACGTCGCGTGCCGGCCCGCTCCCCCGCGCGTCGTCCCCGACGCGGGCGCCGTCCATCAGCTCGCGGACGCGATCGACGCCGCGAAGAAGGTGACGATCTTCGCCGGTGCGGGCGTGCGCGGCGCGCACGACGACGTCATCGCGCTCGCCGACAAGATCGCCGCGCCCGTCGGTCACTCGCTGCGCGGCAAGGAGTTCATCCAGTACGACAACCCGTTCGACGTCGGCATGTCCGGCCTGCTCGGCTACGGGGCCGCGTTCGACGCGATGCACGACTGCGACCTGCTGATCCTGCTCGGCACGGACTTCCCGTACGACCAGTTCCTCCCGGAGTCGGTGCGCACCGCCCAGGTCGACGTGGACCCGACGCACCTCGGCCGCCGCACGCGCCTCGACCTCGCGGTCGTGGGCGACGTCGGCGAGACGGTCCGCGCGCTGCTGCCGCTCGTGAAGAAGGCGCGGTCCCGGAAGTTCGTCGACTCGATGGTGTCCAAGCACGAGAAGGCGATGACCGGCGTCGTCGGGGCGTACACGAAGAAGGTCGAGCGCACGACGCCCATCCACCCCGAGTTCGTCGCCGACACGCTCGACCAGGTCGCCGCCGACGACGCGGTCTTCACCGTCGACACGGGCATGTGCAACGTGTGGGCCGCGCGGTACATCACGCCCAACGGGAAGCGCCGCGTCATCGGGTCGTTCATCCACGGCTCCATGGCCAACGCGCTCCCCCATGCGATCGGCGTCGCGGCGGCGCAACCCGGCCGCCAGGTCGTCGCCATGTCCGGCGACGGCGGGCTCTCGATGCTGCTCGGCGAGCTCGTCACGCTCCGGCACTACGACCTGCCCGTCAAGGTCGTCCTCTTCGACAACGCGAGCCTCGGCATGGTGCGCCTCGAGATGCTCGTCGACGGGCTGCCGATGTTCGGCACCGAGTCGCCGCAGGTCGACTACGCCGCGGTCGCGAACGCGATCGGCATCCCGGCGGTGCGCGTCGAGAAGCCGAAGGACCTGCGCCGCGCGCTCCAGGAGGCGCTCCACCGGCCCGGTCCCGCCCTCGTCGACGTCGTCACCGACCCGCGCGCGCTGTCGATCCCGCCGAACATCACCGCGGGCCAGGTCCGCGGGTTCGCGGTCGCGATGAGCAAGGAGATCCTCGGCGGCGGCATGGGCGAGGTCGTGTCGATGGCGCGCGCGAACCTGCGCAACGTCCCGCGCCCCTGA
- a CDS encoding NAD(P)/FAD-dependent oxidoreductase, with product MTITSDNTLYDVAIVGGGPAGLSAAVALARSLRSVVVLDAGEPRNAPAEGAHNVLGREGVAPRELLAAGRAEAEGYGAEVRDARVAHAAGDAETSFTLTLDDGAHVRARRVLLATGLVDELPDVPGVRSAWGSTVLHCPFCHGWEVRGQRIAILATGPAAAHQVLLFRQLSPHVTLFQHTAPELDDATWEQLSALGVRVVEGEVARLDVEGRAVRSVVLADGTSFAVDAVAVGPRFVARGELFEELGGTLEDHPAGRFVPADPRGMTAVPGVWAAGNSRDLMAMVGASVAAGVMAGAGIHGELAQADAAAAVARRRTPFAAHTEPAV from the coding sequence ATGACCATCACTTCCGACAACACCCTCTACGACGTCGCGATCGTCGGCGGCGGGCCCGCCGGGCTGAGCGCCGCGGTGGCGCTCGCGCGGTCGCTGCGCTCCGTCGTCGTGCTCGACGCCGGCGAGCCGCGCAACGCGCCCGCCGAGGGTGCGCACAACGTGTTGGGGCGCGAGGGCGTCGCGCCGCGCGAGCTGCTTGCCGCGGGCCGCGCCGAGGCCGAGGGCTACGGCGCCGAGGTCCGGGACGCGCGCGTGGCCCACGCAGCCGGCGACGCCGAGACCAGCTTCACGCTCACGCTCGACGACGGCGCGCACGTTCGCGCGCGCCGCGTGCTGCTCGCGACGGGCCTCGTCGACGAGCTCCCCGACGTCCCGGGCGTGCGCTCGGCCTGGGGGTCGACCGTGCTGCACTGCCCGTTCTGCCACGGCTGGGAGGTGCGCGGGCAGCGGATCGCGATCCTCGCCACGGGACCGGCCGCGGCGCACCAGGTGCTCCTGTTCCGCCAGCTCTCGCCGCACGTCACGCTCTTCCAGCACACCGCGCCCGAGCTCGACGACGCCACGTGGGAGCAGCTCTCGGCGCTCGGCGTGCGCGTCGTCGAGGGCGAGGTCGCGCGGCTCGACGTCGAGGGGCGGGCCGTGCGGTCCGTCGTCCTCGCGGACGGGACCTCGTTCGCGGTGGACGCGGTCGCCGTCGGGCCGCGGTTCGTCGCACGCGGCGAGCTGTTCGAGGAGCTGGGCGGGACGCTCGAGGACCACCCGGCGGGCCGGTTCGTGCCCGCCGACCCGCGGGGCATGACCGCCGTCCCCGGCGTCTGGGCGGCCGGGAACTCGAGGGACCTCATGGCCATGGTCGGCGCGTCGGTGGCGGCCGGCGTCATGGCGGGCGCGGGGATCCACGGCGAGCTCGCGCAGGCCGACGCGGCGGCGGCCGTAGCGCGCCGCCGCACCCCGTTCGCCGCCCACACCGAGCCCGCAGTCTGA
- a CDS encoding MFS transporter encodes MPGAWRFSAAALVARLPMSMVGIGTILMIQGIYGEYALAGRVAAALIVAQAIVSPQIARLVDRTGQRVVMLPMLVASAVGLSGLILCAVLRAPEWTLYVFAAISGATQGSYGSMVRARWTHTVPDARRLHTAYSLESALDELVFVVGPVLATILATSVSPSAGLIVPLVAAVVGGLWFLSQRATEPPVVVPEAGVKQRSAMRSTGMIVLAVIFVAMGIVFGATDVSTIAFAEEQGQKGAAGLILAVFAMGSLISGLVYGARHWVSPLWRRFVIGIVALAAGVSLFFFVTSIPVLAAVMFVTGFAIAPTLINGNNLVQNLVAPNQLTEGLAWVGTSLGVGVSIGSSVAGSRIDAGGAHAGFEVVVAAAALAVVLVLVALRSLRRSADREDVAPAH; translated from the coding sequence CTGCCCGGCGCATGGCGGTTCTCTGCCGCGGCGCTCGTCGCGCGCCTGCCGATGTCGATGGTCGGCATCGGCACGATCCTCATGATCCAGGGCATCTACGGCGAGTACGCCCTCGCCGGGCGCGTCGCGGCGGCGCTCATCGTCGCGCAGGCGATCGTGTCGCCGCAGATCGCGCGGCTCGTGGACCGGACCGGGCAGCGGGTCGTCATGCTGCCGATGCTGGTAGCGTCCGCCGTCGGTCTCAGCGGGCTCATCCTGTGCGCGGTGCTGCGGGCGCCGGAATGGACGCTCTACGTGTTCGCGGCGATCTCCGGCGCGACGCAGGGGTCGTACGGGTCGATGGTCCGCGCGCGCTGGACGCACACCGTGCCCGACGCGCGGCGCCTGCACACCGCCTACTCGCTCGAGTCCGCGCTCGACGAGCTCGTGTTCGTCGTCGGGCCCGTGCTCGCGACGATCCTCGCCACGAGCGTGTCCCCGTCCGCCGGGCTGATCGTCCCGCTCGTCGCGGCGGTCGTCGGCGGACTGTGGTTCCTGTCGCAGCGCGCGACGGAGCCGCCCGTCGTCGTGCCCGAGGCGGGCGTGAAGCAGCGCTCCGCCATGCGGTCCACCGGCATGATCGTGCTCGCCGTGATCTTCGTGGCGATGGGCATCGTGTTCGGCGCGACCGACGTGTCGACCATCGCGTTCGCCGAGGAGCAGGGGCAGAAGGGCGCGGCCGGGCTGATCCTCGCCGTCTTCGCCATGGGCTCGCTCATCTCCGGCCTCGTCTACGGCGCGCGGCACTGGGTGTCGCCGCTGTGGCGCCGGTTCGTCATCGGGATCGTCGCGCTCGCCGCGGGCGTCTCGCTCTTCTTCTTCGTCACGTCGATCCCGGTACTCGCGGCGGTGATGTTCGTGACCGGGTTCGCCATCGCGCCGACGCTCATCAACGGCAACAACCTCGTGCAGAACCTCGTCGCGCCGAACCAGCTCACCGAAGGTCTGGCGTGGGTCGGGACGTCGCTCGGCGTCGGGGTGTCGATCGGGTCGTCGGTGGCCGGGTCGCGCATCGACGCGGGCGGCGCGCACGCCGGGTTCGAGGTCGTCGTCGCGGCGGCGGCGCTCGCCGTCGTGCTCGTGCTCGTCGCGCTCCGGTCGCTGCGTCGCAGCGCGGACCGCGAGGACGTCGCGCCCGCGCACTGA
- a CDS encoding FAD-binding protein: MTALRVERADVVVVGGGGAGLSAALAVAEAAAREDRRVPVVALVSKVYPMRSHTVAAEGGAAGVVGDDDSLEQHVADTLAGGAGLCEDDAVRFVVERAAGELYRLERWGLPWSRTDDGDVAVRRFGGMSRARTWFAADKTGFHLLHTLFQTSLRYSGVDGPVRRYDEHHVLDLVVDDAGGPDARVRGVVVHDQHRGEPLLIEAPAVVLATGGSARAWGTSTNAGICTGDGTAMALRAGVPLRDMEFLQFHPTGLPGSGILLTEAARGEGGVLLDADGRRYLADYGLGPETPVGAPVPRTMELGPRDRLSQAFWHADRDGRTIPTPDGGVVLLDLRHLGKERLAERLPLVTGLAKQFAGVDPATEPVPVRPTAHYTMGGIRTDARGATGVAGLFAAGECASTGLHGANRLGSNSLVETLVVGRAAGEAALAWSRAAGHPGADGGAAGAGAGVGPASADGEVVDRAAEIADRYLAMRGRGTEPPAAIRAELGRVLDADAGIYRDADGLRRALATVEDLRARYADVRVADTNPVLNTDWATTVELGATLLVAHATVAAALAREESRGAHQRLDFPDVDDVPRHSEVRLDAGGTIEVAHVPVGAEHDMRVGKRPITTPMSFSAERGAGS, from the coding sequence GTGACCGCCCTGCGCGTCGAGCGCGCCGACGTCGTCGTCGTGGGCGGCGGTGGTGCAGGTCTCAGTGCGGCGCTCGCGGTCGCGGAGGCCGCGGCCCGGGAGGACCGCCGCGTGCCCGTCGTCGCGCTCGTCTCCAAGGTGTACCCGATGCGCTCGCACACCGTCGCCGCGGAGGGCGGGGCCGCGGGCGTGGTGGGCGACGACGACTCGCTCGAGCAGCACGTCGCCGACACCCTCGCCGGGGGCGCGGGACTGTGCGAGGACGACGCCGTCCGGTTCGTCGTCGAGCGCGCCGCGGGTGAGCTGTACCGGCTGGAGCGGTGGGGCCTGCCGTGGTCGCGCACGGACGACGGCGACGTGGCCGTGCGCCGGTTCGGCGGCATGAGCCGCGCGCGCACGTGGTTCGCGGCCGACAAGACCGGCTTCCACCTGCTCCACACCCTGTTCCAGACGTCGCTGCGGTACTCGGGCGTGGACGGTCCCGTCCGCCGGTACGACGAGCACCACGTGCTCGACCTGGTGGTCGACGACGCGGGCGGGCCGGACGCGCGGGTGCGCGGCGTCGTCGTGCACGACCAGCACCGCGGGGAGCCGCTGCTGATCGAGGCGCCCGCGGTGGTCCTCGCGACGGGCGGCTCGGCGCGCGCGTGGGGGACCAGCACGAACGCGGGCATCTGCACGGGCGACGGGACCGCGATGGCGCTGCGCGCGGGCGTGCCGCTGCGGGACATGGAGTTCCTCCAGTTCCACCCGACCGGCCTGCCGGGCAGCGGCATCCTGCTCACGGAGGCCGCCCGGGGCGAGGGTGGCGTGCTGCTCGACGCCGACGGCCGGCGCTACCTCGCCGACTACGGCCTCGGCCCGGAGACGCCGGTCGGGGCGCCCGTGCCGCGCACCATGGAGCTCGGGCCGCGCGACCGGCTCTCGCAGGCGTTCTGGCACGCCGACCGCGACGGGCGCACGATCCCGACGCCCGACGGCGGCGTCGTCCTGCTCGACCTGCGCCACCTCGGCAAGGAGCGCCTCGCCGAGCGGCTGCCGCTCGTCACCGGCCTCGCCAAGCAGTTCGCTGGCGTCGACCCCGCGACCGAGCCCGTGCCCGTCCGCCCGACGGCGCACTACACGATGGGCGGCATCCGCACCGACGCTCGCGGCGCGACCGGCGTCGCGGGGCTGTTCGCCGCGGGGGAGTGCGCCTCCACCGGGCTGCACGGCGCCAACCGGCTCGGGTCCAACTCGCTCGTCGAGACCCTCGTCGTCGGGCGTGCGGCGGGCGAGGCGGCGCTCGCGTGGTCGCGCGCGGCCGGGCACCCCGGGGCCGACGGCGGCGCGGCCGGTGCGGGGGCCGGCGTCGGTCCCGCGTCGGCGGACGGCGAGGTCGTCGACCGCGCCGCCGAGATCGCCGACCGGTACCTCGCTATGCGCGGCCGCGGCACCGAGCCGCCCGCCGCGATCCGGGCCGAGCTCGGGCGCGTGCTCGACGCCGACGCCGGGATCTACCGCGACGCCGACGGGCTGCGGCGGGCGCTCGCGACGGTCGAGGACCTGCGCGCGCGGTACGCCGACGTGCGCGTCGCCGACACGAACCCGGTGCTCAACACCGACTGGGCGACCACGGTGGAGCTCGGCGCGACGCTGCTGGTCGCGCACGCGACGGTGGCGGCCGCGCTCGCGCGCGAGGAGTCCCGCGGAGCGCACCAGCGCCTCGACTTCCCGGACGTCGACGACGTGCCGCGCCACTCGGAGGTCCGGCTGGACGCGGGCGGAACGATCGAGGTGGCGCACGTCCCCGTGGGCGCCGAACACGACATGAGGGTCGGAAAGAGACCGATAACGACCCCCATGTCGTTCTCGGCGGAGAGGGGAGCGGGTTCGTGA
- the soxR gene encoding redox-sensitive transcriptional activator SoxR, with protein sequence MSLEPDDLLAVGEVARRTGVAVSALHYYEQLGLIASTRTAGNQRRYPRHMLRRISLVVVAKRLGIPLADVQEVFTSLPLDHPPSQRDWRRVAKLWNDELELRRTQIDHLQRELTGCIGCGCLSLKACRLLNPEDALGSDGPGPRRI encoded by the coding sequence GTGTCGCTCGAACCCGACGATCTCCTCGCTGTCGGCGAGGTCGCGCGCCGCACGGGCGTCGCTGTGTCAGCGCTGCACTACTACGAGCAGCTCGGCCTCATCGCCTCGACCCGCACGGCCGGCAACCAGCGCCGCTACCCCCGGCACATGCTCCGGCGCATCTCGCTCGTCGTCGTCGCGAAACGGCTCGGCATCCCCCTCGCCGACGTCCAGGAGGTCTTCACCAGCCTCCCGCTGGACCACCCGCCGTCGCAGCGCGACTGGCGGCGCGTGGCCAAGCTCTGGAACGACGAGCTCGAGCTGCGGCGCACCCAGATCGACCACCTGCAGCGCGAGCTGACCGGCTGCATCGGCTGCGGCTGCCTCTCGCTCAAGGCGTGCCGGCTGCTCAACCCCGAGGACGCCCTCGGGTCGGACGGCCCCGGTCCCCGGCGCATCTGA
- a CDS encoding class I SAM-dependent methyltransferase — protein sequence MEPTASPHPAPGPGAPHRRPDPHEAHHEPGHAHGSGHDHHHDDAGCAQVLDLDAQVFGGLLDQAVAVAVEHAPTPMRTVVDLGAGTGTGSRALARAFPDAGVVAVDADPAMLDRLRAGLAGTGLGDRVRTVEADLDAGWPDVGTADVVWASASLHHVADPARVLRDAHDALAPGGLLVVVEMTATSPVLPDDAAHADLAAHLASAMTHAGWNRYPDWTSYLVDAGLEVVDRREPTAVVPPGPDASRWAHATAARQREHLADHLAPADLAALDAVLAATALTHHDDTTDPADTTGPTPTHTIGARGGRIVWAARRPR from the coding sequence ATGGAACCCACCGCGTCCCCGCACCCCGCCCCCGGACCTGGTGCACCCCACCGACGTCCCGATCCCCACGAGGCACACCACGAACCGGGCCACGCGCACGGCTCCGGGCACGATCACCATCACGACGACGCCGGGTGCGCGCAGGTCCTCGACCTCGACGCCCAGGTCTTCGGCGGGCTGCTCGACCAGGCCGTCGCGGTCGCGGTCGAGCACGCCCCGACGCCGATGCGCACCGTCGTCGACCTCGGCGCCGGGACGGGCACGGGGTCGCGCGCCCTCGCACGGGCGTTCCCGGACGCCGGGGTCGTCGCGGTCGACGCGGACCCGGCGATGCTCGACCGTCTGCGCGCCGGGCTCGCCGGGACCGGTCTCGGAGACCGCGTGCGGACCGTCGAGGCCGACCTCGACGCCGGGTGGCCGGACGTCGGCACCGCCGACGTCGTGTGGGCGTCCGCGTCCCTGCACCACGTGGCCGACCCTGCCCGCGTGCTGCGCGACGCCCACGACGCGCTCGCGCCCGGCGGCCTGCTCGTCGTCGTCGAGATGACCGCGACGTCGCCCGTCCTGCCCGACGACGCCGCGCACGCCGACCTCGCCGCCCACCTCGCGAGCGCGATGACCCACGCCGGCTGGAACCGCTACCCCGACTGGACGTCCTACCTGGTCGACGCCGGGCTGGAGGTCGTCGACCGGCGCGAGCCGACCGCCGTCGTGCCGCCAGGACCGGACGCGTCGCGCTGGGCGCACGCGACCGCCGCCCGCCAGCGCGAGCACCTCGCCGACCACCTCGCCCCCGCCGACCTCGCCGCGCTCGACGCGGTGCTCGCTGCGACGGCACTGACCCACCACGACGACACCACCGACCCGGCCGACACCACCGGCCCGACACCCACGCACACCATCGGCGCGCGCGGCGGCCGCATCGTCTGGGCCGCCCGCCGCCCCCGCTGA
- a CDS encoding helix-turn-helix domain-containing protein: MTQEVDLDAVVRQRIRGLRLARGWTLDALAARCFLSASTLSRIETGHRRIALDQLVPIARALGTTLDQLVEPVDDEDVVIRPEPQRRPGETTWLLSRDRPGTMVAKMRLTPERATGPEHQRVHPGHEWFTVLSGTAVVYLADRRILVEEGQAAEFSTMVPHSFGAHEGPVEILTIFDQEGERAHLSGTDPS, from the coding sequence ATGACGCAAGAAGTGGATCTCGACGCCGTCGTCCGTCAGCGCATCCGGGGCCTGCGGCTGGCGCGCGGCTGGACGCTCGACGCGCTCGCGGCGCGCTGCTTCCTCAGCGCGTCGACGCTGAGCCGGATCGAGACCGGCCACCGGCGCATCGCGCTCGACCAGCTCGTCCCCATCGCCCGTGCGCTGGGCACGACGCTCGACCAGCTCGTCGAGCCGGTCGACGACGAGGACGTGGTGATCCGGCCCGAGCCGCAGCGCCGACCCGGCGAGACCACGTGGCTGCTCTCGCGCGACCGTCCCGGGACGATGGTCGCGAAGATGCGCCTCACGCCCGAGCGCGCGACGGGCCCCGAGCACCAGCGCGTCCACCCCGGGCACGAGTGGTTCACGGTCCTGTCGGGGACGGCCGTCGTCTACCTCGCGGACCGGCGGATCCTCGTGGAGGAGGGCCAGGCGGCCGAGTTCTCGACGATGGTTCCGCACTCGTTCGGTGCGCACGAGGGCCCGGTCGAGATCCTCACGATCTTCGACCAGGAGGGTGAGCGCGCCCACCTCTCGGGCACCGACCCGTCCTGA
- a CDS encoding 2Fe-2S iron-sulfur cluster-binding protein: protein MSEADLPVEARTVRLEVARTSADGADAGRRDVFDVPYDDRTSVLDALQWVKDHADPTLTFRWSCKMAVCGSCGVMVNGRPVLGCETFVRGYRTSGLVVEPLAHAEVLRDLVVDTDTFLGKLAAVQPWLVPAGATRLPLVDAPAEDPAPDRGEDALRAHGPSSGSLQTPGELAAFKGFAECIDCMLCYAACPQLDPAPDFLGPAVVATARRWDEDSRDAGELDRADVLDTEFGAWPCIQVGACTQVCPKGVDPARALRDAQRVATETWEARSRRG, encoded by the coding sequence GTGAGCGAGGCAGACCTGCCGGTGGAGGCGCGGACCGTGCGGCTGGAGGTCGCGCGGACGTCGGCCGATGGCGCCGACGCGGGGCGGCGCGACGTGTTCGACGTGCCCTACGACGACCGCACCTCCGTGCTCGACGCGCTCCAGTGGGTCAAGGACCACGCCGACCCCACGCTGACGTTCCGGTGGTCGTGCAAGATGGCCGTCTGCGGGAGCTGCGGCGTCATGGTCAACGGCCGCCCGGTGCTCGGGTGCGAGACGTTCGTGCGCGGCTACCGCACGTCCGGCCTCGTCGTCGAGCCGCTCGCGCACGCCGAGGTGCTGCGCGACCTCGTCGTCGACACCGACACGTTCCTCGGCAAGCTCGCCGCCGTGCAGCCCTGGCTCGTGCCCGCCGGCGCGACGCGGCTCCCGCTCGTCGACGCGCCTGCGGAGGACCCGGCCCCCGACCGGGGCGAGGACGCGCTGCGGGCGCACGGGCCGTCGTCGGGCAGCCTGCAGACGCCCGGCGAGCTCGCCGCGTTCAAGGGCTTCGCCGAGTGCATCGACTGCATGCTCTGCTACGCGGCGTGCCCTCAGCTCGATCCGGCACCGGACTTCCTCGGCCCGGCCGTCGTCGCGACCGCGCGCCGATGGGACGAGGACTCGCGCGACGCGGGCGAGCTGGACCGGGCCGACGTCCTGGACACCGAGTTCGGCGCCTGGCCGTGCATCCAGGTCGGGGCGTGCACCCAGGTCTGCCCCAAGGGGGTCGACCCGGCGCGTGCGCTCCGCGACGCCCAGCGCGTCGCGACCGAGACGTGGGAGGCTCGCAGCCGGCGCGGGTGA
- a CDS encoding GNAT family N-acetyltransferase, with protein MTDSPAPRTTTVTVTDQGDRFEARTDEGVVAGFAAYVREPGTVIFTHTEVDPAFEGQGVGSALAAGALDQVRASGERVVPLCPFIRAYIQRHPDYEDLTRR; from the coding sequence ATGACCGACAGCCCCGCACCCCGCACCACGACCGTCACCGTCACCGACCAGGGCGACCGCTTCGAGGCCCGCACCGACGAGGGCGTCGTCGCCGGGTTCGCCGCCTACGTCCGCGAGCCCGGGACGGTGATCTTCACGCACACCGAGGTCGACCCCGCGTTCGAGGGCCAGGGCGTCGGGTCCGCGCTCGCCGCGGGCGCGCTCGACCAGGTCCGGGCGTCCGGCGAGCGCGTCGTGCCGCTGTGCCCGTTCATCCGCGCGTACATCCAGCGCCACCCGGACTACGAAGACCTCACCCGGCGGTGA